The following coding sequences lie in one Helicoverpa zea isolate HzStark_Cry1AcR chromosome 2, ilHelZeax1.1, whole genome shotgun sequence genomic window:
- the LOC124639805 gene encoding FMRFamide receptor-like, with amino-acid sequence MSNASEADAPDAGCDSDAGVAPADQLFRFVVHGVLLNAIGAAGLLGNALAVLVLSRPQMRSSINCLLVGLAACDTVLILTSVLLFGLTAVFPYTGRLRYYYYHVCPHITPYAYPIANAAQTMSVYLTLIVTVERWVAVCHPFRAKALCTSSRARWYVLGTAAFALAYNAPKFFEAEVVQRYVDGEPVYCVTADLSFRTDSYIVVYIHSMYMIVMYIVPFSALAALNACIVRQVRRAQAERARLSRVQRRELGLATMLLVVVLVFFLCNLLPLVTNSFEVFLGDQFDKLDPLVKTSNLLVTINSSVNFVIYVIFGEKFKRVFLKMFCGGAMRPRGGTRDSPEHTRDDSFASCGERVSLRLVRNGTLRRSEARGSRGGAGGAGGVGGGRARRAASPAPTVYYPAPATELSSASDSRWGGGARAHF; translated from the coding sequence atGAGCAACGCGTCGGAGGCGGATGCGCCGGACGCGGGCTGCGACTCGGACGCGGGCGTGGCGCCGGCCGACCAGCTGTTCCGCTTCGTGGTGCACGGCGTGCTGCTGAACGCCATCGGCGCGGCCGGCCTGCTGGGCAACGCGCTGGCCGTGCTGGTGCTGTCGCGCCCGCAGATGCGCTCCTCCATCAACTGCCTGCTGGTGGGGCTGGCGGCCTGCGACACCGTGCTCATCCTCACCTCTGTGCTGCTGTTCGGCCTGACCGCCGTGTTCCCGTACACGGGCCGGCTGCGCTACTACTACTACCACGTGTGCCCGCACATCACGCCCTACGCCTACCCCATCGCCAACGCGGCGCAGACCATGTCGGTGTACCTGACGCTCATCGTGACGGTGGAGCGCTGGGTGGCGGTGTGCCACCCCTTCCGCGCCAAGGCGCTGTGCACGTCGTCGCGCGCGCGCTGGTACGTGCTGGGCACGGCCGCCTTCGCGCTCGCCTATAACGCGCCCAAGTTCTTCGAGGCGGAGGTGGTGCAGCGCTACGTGGACGGCGAGCCGGTGTACTGCGTCACCGCTGACCTGAGCTTCCGCACCGACTCCTACATCGTGGTGTACATCCACTCCATGTACATGATCGTCATGTACATCGTGCCGTTCTCCGCGCTGGCCGCGCTGAACGCGTGCATCGTGCGGCAGGTGCGGCGCGCGCAGGCCGAGCGCGCGCGGCTGTCGCGGGTGCAGCGCCGGGAGCTGGGGCTGGCCACCATGCTGCTGGTGGTCGTGCTCGTCTTCTTCCTGTGCAACCTGCTGCCGCTCGTCACCAACTCCTTCGAGGTGTTCCTCGGCGACCAATTCGACAAATTGGACCCACTCGTCAAGACGAGCAACCTGCTGGTGACTATCAACAGCAGcgtcaattttgttatttacgttATATTTGGTGAAAAGTTTAAGCGAGTGTTCTTGAAAATGTTCTGTGGCGGAGCAATGAGGCCGCGCGGCGGCACGCGGGACTCCCCGGAGCACACGCGCGACGACTCGTTCGCGTCGTGCGGCGAGCGCGTGTCGCTGCGCCTCGTGCGCAACGGCACGCTGCGGCGCTCGGAGGCGCGCGGCTCGCGGGGCGGCGCGGGGGGTGCGGGCGGCGTGGGAGGGGGCCGCGCGCGGCGCGCTGCCTCGCCCGCGCCCACGGTGTACTACCCCGCGCCGGCCACGGAGCTGTCGAGCGCGTCGGACTCGCGCtggggcggcggcgcgcgcgcgcacTTCTAA
- the LOC124639812 gene encoding trypsin, alkaline B-like produces the protein MLAVLVLAWLAGAGAARNGSRYAFYRSMERGGRGAGETRRVFGGAATTLGAYPAACVLLDRYWTARCSAAVVAPRWALTAAHCVSPHIAYVKYNARRPSSPEGDVSAVHYLYRHPGYQVVQEDEGRGVDVTLLHHDVGLVRTRSDMSLASAPKLDPMAAMRLYNPVDLKNEEVQVLGYGRTEKSSLGEELFEVRLRLVWCERGAWFHCVCGVGGARAGSSARGVCSGDSGGPVLYRGAQVAVTSMGPLECAGARLDPADGATSVFTALYNYADLINATIYDTEAALRMRKIGESAATSPRLAALALAAPLLAWPAR, from the exons ATGCTAGCGGTGCTGGTGTTGGCGTGgctggcgggcgcgggcgcggcccGGAACGGCAGTCGCTATGCGTTCTACCGCAGCATGGAGcggggcgggcgcggcgcgggcgagaCGCGGCGCGTGTTCGGCGGCGCGGCCACCACGCTGGGCGCCTACCCCGCGGCCTGCGTGCTGCTGGACCGCTACTGGACGGCGCGCTGCTCCGCGGCCGTGGTggcgccgcgctgggcgctCACGGCGGCGCACTGCGTCTCGCCGCACATCGCCTACGTCAAGTACAACGCGCGCCGCCCCTCCTCTCCAGAGGGCGACGTCTCCGCCGTGCACTACCTCTACCGGCACCCGGG GTACCAGGTGGTGCAGGAGGACGAGGGCCGCGGCGTGGACGTGACGCTGCTGCACCACGACGTGGGGCTGGTGCGCACGCGCAGCGACATGAGCCTCGCCTCCGCGCCCAAGCTCGACCCTATGGCCGCCATGCGCCTCTATAACCCCGTCGACTTGAAGAACGAGGAAGTACAG GTGCTGGGCTACGGGCGCACGGAGAAGTCGTCGCTGGGTGAGGAGCTGTTCGAGGTGCGGCTGCGGCTGGTGTGGTGCGAGCGCGGCGCGTGGTTCCACTGCGTGTGCGGCGTGGGCGGCGCGCGGGCGGGCAGCAGCGCGCGCGGCGTGTGCTCGGGCGACTCGGGCGGGCCCGTGCTGTACCGCGGCGCGCAGGTGGCCGTCACCTCCATGGGCCCGCTCGAGTGCGCCGGCGCGCGCCTCGACCCCGCCGACGGCGCCACCAGCGTCTTCACGGCGCTCTACAACTACGCGGACCTCATCAACGCCACCATCTACGACACGGAGGCGGCGCTGCGCATGCGCAAGATAGGCGAGAGCGCCGCCACCTCGCCACGActcgccgcgctcgcgctcgccGCGCCGCTGCTCGCCTGGCCCGCTCGGTAG